From a single Acidobacteriota bacterium genomic region:
- a CDS encoding cytochrome c biogenesis protein ResB has translation MSVNEESIKSGPPNAPAKAASGFKLMSYVESVLKFMSAVRFGVVLLVILVILSIIGMLVIQQNVDGFDSYYASLTPAEKTVYGALGIFDIYHAWYYNLLLLVLSLNIVLASIERFPSAWSYIRSPKKTATVEWLKQQPVSSEYVVSGATSESVTDKLRGLFDRGGFEPAVTETVTKSYAVDANGKKDFSRTIESKQAVLFGERGKYNRLGAYIVHVTLLTLFLGHALALMTGFDADVRMIPGDSSDQIEMIRFELDKRERFAVQLPFTVTCTDVQQKLIDPSAAIDVTNTLDWRTQIRIDDPDYGATIADVSMNKPFHYRGFRFFQAQTVPIGNAREIMIQAVPVNGGEPQSVSIMRLGSTTLADGTVIEYDQFLPDFTFNQNGEPDTRSGDYNNPAAVLSVTPPGGERQRVYAFGSTVPDNIPISAPKAGYKWRLNDFEKAPFAHILSIKYDPYNGAFIAWYFGGIGLMGALVYVFFFSHRRIWANVEEQADGTVKVVLGGHTNRNHKAFEDVFNRLDAEVARDLGGERREAKDPE, from the coding sequence ATGTCTGTCAACGAAGAAAGTATAAAATCTGGTCCGCCGAACGCTCCGGCGAAAGCTGCGTCCGGCTTTAAGTTGATGAGCTATGTTGAATCGGTTCTCAAGTTCATGAGCGCCGTTCGGTTCGGCGTCGTTTTGCTGGTAATTCTCGTAATTCTTTCGATCATCGGGATGCTAGTGATTCAGCAGAACGTCGATGGTTTCGATTCTTACTATGCCTCGCTGACACCGGCTGAAAAAACTGTTTACGGGGCCCTCGGCATCTTCGACATCTACCACGCGTGGTATTACAACCTTCTACTGCTTGTACTCTCGCTCAATATCGTACTTGCATCGATCGAGCGGTTTCCGTCGGCGTGGAGCTATATTCGCTCACCAAAAAAGACCGCGACAGTAGAATGGCTTAAGCAGCAACCGGTCAGTTCGGAATATGTGGTTTCGGGAGCAACCTCGGAAAGCGTCACGGACAAACTCCGTGGGCTTTTTGACCGTGGCGGTTTCGAACCAGCGGTCACCGAGACGGTCACGAAATCATATGCGGTAGATGCGAATGGCAAGAAAGATTTCTCGCGGACAATTGAGAGTAAACAAGCCGTGCTTTTCGGCGAACGCGGAAAATACAATCGGCTCGGGGCATACATTGTCCACGTCACCCTGTTGACGCTCTTCCTCGGTCACGCTCTCGCCTTGATGACCGGCTTCGATGCGGATGTGCGAATGATCCCGGGCGATTCAAGCGACCAGATCGAGATGATCCGTTTCGAACTCGACAAGCGCGAAAGGTTCGCCGTCCAACTTCCCTTCACAGTCACCTGCACCGACGTGCAGCAAAAGCTTATCGACCCGAGTGCGGCAATCGATGTCACCAACACGCTCGACTGGCGAACACAGATCAGGATCGATGACCCTGACTACGGAGCGACCATCGCTGACGTCAGCATGAACAAGCCGTTCCACTACCGCGGCTTCCGCTTTTTCCAGGCACAAACCGTCCCGATCGGAAACGCCCGCGAGATAATGATACAGGCCGTCCCGGTCAACGGCGGCGAGCCCCAATCGGTAAGCATCATGCGACTCGGGAGCACGACCCTTGCCGATGGCACAGTCATCGAATACGACCAGTTTTTGCCGGACTTTACCTTTAATCAGAACGGCGAACCGGACACACGCTCCGGCGACTATAACAATCCCGCGGCAGTTTTGAGCGTAACGCCGCCCGGCGGAGAGCGGCAGCGAGTTTATGCATTCGGCTCGACCGTTCCCGATAACATTCCGATCAGCGCTCCGAAGGCCGGATACAAATGGCGGCTGAATGATTTCGAAAAGGCTCCCTTTGCCCACATACTATCGATCAAGTACGACCCTTATAATGGCGCATTTATCGCCTGGTATTTTGGCGGTATCGGGCTGATGGGAGCTTTGGTCTATGTTTTCTTCTTTTCCCACAGACGCATTTGGGCAAATGTTGAGGAGCAAGCCGATGGCACCGTCAAGGTAGTGCTCGGCGGGCACACGAATCGTAACCACAAGGCATTTGAAGATGTCTTTAATAGATTGGATGCCGAGGTCGCCCGCGACCTTGGCGGAGAGCGGCGGGAAGCAAAAGACCCCGAATAA
- the ccsA gene encoding cytochrome c biogenesis protein CcsA translates to MAQEIYEREIGTGWTSYLPAILAIGGSFVMLGLRIQIGESFMSDGALMMIALASYILAALFQLTNLYAPSEMARKISLWTATLGVFFNLSSWLVRWVTAYELETAILKQSGYAEMPWVFRYIPFANLYDLSIAFAFGAGIATLILVRRRSYQILTAFTLPLAAIILVLARFIGDEFINLPPVLDSYWRPIHVGVASLSYGVALVCFAIAVIYLLKDRVKVEAMAIWSSVFALMVIGTVSKFSVFTEFVYRTGLFMPNTQGGKPFSAPFRLELPWVGETLAIAGLLYLGVIIAFLFYLYGNSEPAKKVGHALLKIALLVNIVSVGFLVNGVRSVESPLPRLEQQLKENPNQYVVAGRAIAERQDLTAKEYAALTPLQMEQMSRSYLQTYGPQLYSSLNTNPVELSGLITALAGTFFVLLFAFRTEKLIERLPSLESLDVLMYQTACLAFAGLAMLLITGAIWANESWGRPWGFDSKETGALVAWLTYAAFLHTRISRGWTGRSSAYFAIIGFLLVIFTYLGVSYLLPGLHSYA, encoded by the coding sequence ATGGCACAGGAAATTTACGAAAGAGAGATTGGCACCGGCTGGACCTCATACCTCCCGGCGATCCTTGCGATCGGCGGATCATTTGTGATGCTAGGCCTTCGGATCCAGATCGGCGAATCATTTATGTCTGACGGAGCGCTGATGATGATCGCGCTCGCCTCCTATATCCTTGCGGCGCTGTTCCAATTAACGAACCTTTATGCGCCTTCCGAGATGGCCCGCAAGATATCGCTCTGGACCGCGACGCTCGGCGTTTTCTTCAACCTCTCGAGTTGGCTTGTGCGGTGGGTAACGGCGTACGAGCTCGAGACCGCGATCCTCAAGCAGAGCGGCTATGCAGAAATGCCATGGGTCTTTCGGTATATCCCGTTCGCCAATCTTTACGATCTGAGTATCGCCTTCGCGTTTGGTGCGGGCATAGCAACTCTTATCCTCGTTCGCCGAAGGTCTTATCAGATCCTTACAGCGTTCACGCTGCCGCTCGCCGCGATCATCCTTGTGCTCGCGAGATTCATCGGCGATGAGTTCATCAACCTTCCGCCGGTGCTCGATTCATACTGGCGGCCGATCCACGTTGGCGTCGCTTCGCTGAGCTACGGCGTCGCACTCGTCTGCTTCGCCATCGCCGTCATTTATTTGCTCAAGGATCGCGTCAAGGTCGAGGCAATGGCCATTTGGTCGAGCGTTTTCGCTCTGATGGTCATTGGCACGGTGAGCAAGTTCTCGGTCTTTACCGAGTTCGTGTACCGAACCGGCCTTTTCATGCCGAACACGCAAGGAGGTAAGCCGTTTTCGGCACCTTTCCGCCTTGAGCTGCCGTGGGTTGGCGAGACGCTGGCGATCGCCGGGCTGCTTTATCTTGGCGTGATCATCGCGTTTCTTTTTTACCTTTACGGCAATAGCGAACCCGCGAAAAAGGTCGGCCACGCCCTCTTGAAAATTGCCCTATTGGTGAACATCGTTTCGGTCGGCTTTCTCGTGAATGGCGTTCGCAGCGTTGAGTCTCCATTGCCGCGGCTCGAGCAACAGCTCAAGGAAAATCCTAACCAGTACGTAGTGGCAGGACGTGCCATCGCCGAACGACAGGACCTTACAGCTAAAGAATATGCCGCGTTGACGCCCTTACAGATGGAGCAGATGTCCCGCTCATATCTCCAGACCTACGGGCCGCAGCTTTATTCATCACTCAATACAAATCCGGTCGAGCTTTCGGGCTTGATCACAGCACTCGCGGGCACGTTCTTCGTACTGCTCTTTGCCTTCCGGACGGAGAAGTTGATCGAGCGTCTTCCAAGTCTCGAATCGCTCGACGTTCTGATGTACCAGACCGCCTGCCTTGCCTTTGCGGGGCTCGCGATGCTGCTCATCACGGGGGCAATATGGGCAAATGAGAGTTGGGGCAGGCCTTGGGGCTTTGATTCAAAAGAGACGGGAGCTTTGGTCGCCTGGCTGACCTACGCCGCCTTCTTGCACACGCGCATCTCGCGTGGCTGGACCGGACGCTCGTCGGCCTATTTCGCTATCATCGGATTTCTCTTGGTCATCTTCACTTATCTTGGAGTAAGTTACTTGCTGCCGGGGCTTCACAGTTACGCGTGA
- a CDS encoding DUF420 domain-containing protein, whose translation MEQLLGIFPHLNSFLNATSAVFLVFGFYFIGQKAIGKHKACMLTAFSVSTLFLVSYLSHHAIRTYYFGIGPTRFTGEGLARPIYFTILTSHTILAAIGAPFIIAALFLALKGRFEKHRKLARFVFPVWLYISVTGVIVYIMLYHLYPAR comes from the coding sequence ATGGAACAACTTCTCGGCATCTTTCCCCATTTGAATTCGTTCTTGAACGCAACCTCGGCGGTCTTTCTCGTCTTTGGGTTCTATTTCATCGGGCAAAAGGCGATCGGGAAGCACAAGGCCTGCATGCTCACTGCATTCTCCGTCTCAACCTTGTTTTTGGTCAGCTACCTTTCCCACCACGCGATCAGGACGTACTATTTCGGTATCGGCCCGACCCGTTTCACCGGCGAAGGGCTCGCGAGACCCATATATTTCACGATCTTGACTTCGCATACGATCCTCGCTGCAATCGGAGCTCCGTTCATAATTGCGGCCCTCTTTTTGGCATTGAAAGGCCGATTTGAGAAACATAGAAAGCTCGCCCGATTCGTATTTCCCGTTTGGCTTTATATCTCCGTAACCGGCGTGATCGTCTATATAATGCTCTACCATCTCTACCCGGCTCGCTAA
- a CDS encoding cytochrome c oxidase subunit 3, with the protein MIGEGVKAPSNNAPGTTVEDILAGGGGPGGSYRDPNPGPDDFFDDEDEERPDKASVITWIVLLVVLMTFGGLLGAYIVIATNNVLEWKPFDLPLPVWVSTITIILSSFVFHAGKLAVDKSNWQASRNCFVTTTVFGGVFIASQLLAWVALWRTGLYLEGNPYAGFFYILTAAHAIHVLGGIVALGVVVLRNWRGTSIYDESEYRRKLVRSVGWYWHFMGGLWIAIVVLLAFWK; encoded by the coding sequence ATGATAGGTGAAGGTGTAAAAGCCCCATCAAACAATGCTCCGGGTACTACCGTCGAGGATATTCTTGCCGGTGGCGGCGGGCCGGGCGGTTCATACCGCGATCCTAACCCCGGACCGGACGACTTTTTTGACGACGAGGACGAGGAAAGGCCGGATAAGGCGAGCGTCATCACCTGGATAGTTCTGCTAGTTGTTCTGATGACCTTCGGCGGTTTGCTCGGGGCATACATCGTCATCGCGACCAACAATGTGCTCGAATGGAAGCCCTTCGACCTGCCTCTTCCGGTTTGGGTGAGCACGATAACGATCATTCTAAGTAGTTTTGTATTTCATGCAGGAAAGCTCGCGGTCGATAAGAGCAACTGGCAGGCGTCACGCAATTGTTTCGTAACAACGACAGTATTCGGCGGCGTCTTCATTGCGTCGCAACTTCTCGCATGGGTCGCACTTTGGCGAACTGGTCTGTATCTTGAAGGGAACCCGTATGCGGGCTTTTTCTATATCCTGACCGCGGCCCACGCAATACACGTTCTCGGCGGTATAGTCGCTCTGGGAGTGGTCGTCTTGCGGAACTGGCGGGGCACGTCGATCTATGACGAGAGCGAATACCGTCGTAAGCTAGTCCGCTCGGTCGGTTGGTATTGGCACTTCATGGGCGGGCTTTGGATCGCAATCGTGGTTTTGCTCGCGTTCTGGAAGTAA
- the ruvX gene encoding Holliday junction resolvase RuvX, protein MTQDLYTTNTSRVTDISELPRQGRLVALDPGTKRVGVAICDETQTVARPLERIERSSWKKLLEKVRAIVSEFDAVGLVIGLPLESDGSESPMSAQAREMARKFSLSLQIPIAMEDERMTSYAAKARLWERGLSIEESRSLVDSEAAAIILSDVLERLRADRP, encoded by the coding sequence TTGACGCAAGACTTATATACAACCAATACTTCCCGCGTTACAGATATCTCCGAACTGCCGCGTCAGGGGCGGCTCGTCGCTCTTGACCCCGGCACGAAGCGCGTCGGCGTCGCGATCTGCGATGAAACGCAAACGGTCGCCCGTCCGCTCGAACGCATCGAACGGAGTTCCTGGAAAAAGCTGCTTGAAAAGGTCCGGGCCATCGTCTCGGAGTTTGATGCCGTCGGGCTGGTCATCGGTTTGCCGCTAGAATCGGACGGCAGCGAAAGCCCGATGTCCGCCCAGGCACGCGAAATGGCCCGCAAATTCTCGCTCTCGCTCCAGATCCCGATCGCGATGGAAGACGAACGCATGACAAGCTATGCCGCCAAGGCACGGCTCTGGGAACGCGGCCTCTCGATAGAAGAAAGCCGCAGCCTCGTCGATAGCGAAGCCGCGGCGATCATTTTATCCGACGTCCTCGAACGCCTCAGGGCTGATAGGCCGTAA
- the cyoE gene encoding protoheme IX farnesyltransferase, whose protein sequence is MSMSVAEIGEAVEPISLRDRLNAYIVLTKPRIAFMLVLTAAAGYYVGSATPIDYGLFGWSMTGILLLALGVAALNQWFERATDSLMERTAKRPLPAGKVTSAEAFIFGAALTIAAQLVFYFLVNPLTAILGVVVIVGYVLMYTPLKTRSTLCTAVGAVPGAMPPLMGWTSAANEISLGAWALFALLFLWQFPHFLAIAWLYREQYERAGIKMLPVVDRSGVVTARQILIFGFLTLPVSLAPFFFGHAGFIYLGVATVAGLWFLIESFRMSRAKDDKAARRLLMASVLYLPIVFGTLVLDSR, encoded by the coding sequence ATGAGCATGTCAGTTGCAGAGATCGGCGAGGCCGTCGAGCCTATAAGCCTTCGAGACCGCCTGAATGCATACATTGTTTTAACCAAACCGCGTATAGCGTTCATGTTGGTGCTGACGGCGGCGGCCGGATATTACGTCGGTTCGGCAACCCCGATCGACTATGGCCTTTTCGGCTGGTCGATGACGGGCATTTTGCTGCTCGCTCTCGGAGTCGCGGCATTGAACCAATGGTTTGAGCGGGCAACCGATTCGCTTATGGAGCGAACCGCGAAGAGGCCGCTTCCGGCCGGGAAGGTCACTTCAGCGGAGGCTTTCATTTTCGGAGCGGCTCTTACGATTGCGGCCCAGCTTGTCTTTTACTTTCTCGTTAACCCGCTAACTGCAATTTTGGGCGTCGTGGTGATCGTCGGCTATGTGCTTATGTACACACCGCTCAAGACCCGCAGCACGCTTTGCACAGCGGTCGGAGCGGTCCCGGGAGCTATGCCGCCGCTAATGGGCTGGACCTCGGCTGCGAATGAGATCTCGCTCGGAGCCTGGGCCCTCTTTGCTCTTCTTTTTCTTTGGCAGTTTCCGCATTTTTTAGCCATCGCCTGGCTTTACCGCGAACAATACGAACGAGCCGGAATAAAGATGCTACCGGTCGTCGATCGCAGCGGTGTGGTCACCGCCCGGCAGATATTGATCTTCGGGTTTCTTACGCTGCCGGTCAGCTTGGCTCCGTTCTTTTTCGGACACGCCGGATTCATTTACCTCGGGGTAGCCACGGTCGCGGGCCTTTGGTTCCTGATCGAATCCTTTCGAATGTCGCGGGCGAAGGACGATAAGGCAGCCCGTAGGCTTCTGATGGCCTCGGTCTTGTATCTGCCGATAGTTTTCGGGACGTTAGTTTTGGACAGCCGCTAA
- a CDS encoding tetratricopeptide repeat protein has translation MQKAIVFGLFGLLLGLGLGFWGANRLNKDIAAEAPLVGANIDPASVGLTGQNPADIQELLDQAAAKPQDFVTQMKTGDLYAQIGRFNEAIEYYKRGVELKPNDYLANLVLANAYFDGKQFENAAKHYAKVLELKDDDLNARSDYGATFVERPEPDLDKALAEFAKVLEKDPNHTAALYYSAVANHRKEQKDKAFEFLAKLDGTTADPQLKQRLREILEGKATTQ, from the coding sequence ATGCAGAAAGCGATCGTCTTTGGCCTGTTCGGCCTCTTGTTGGGCCTCGGGCTCGGATTTTGGGGAGCCAACCGGCTCAATAAAGATATTGCGGCAGAGGCTCCGCTTGTCGGCGCGAATATCGATCCGGCTTCGGTCGGCCTCACGGGCCAGAACCCGGCGGATATACAGGAGCTTCTCGATCAGGCGGCCGCCAAACCGCAGGACTTCGTCACCCAGATGAAGACCGGCGACCTCTACGCCCAGATCGGCCGTTTTAACGAAGCGATCGAATACTACAAGCGCGGTGTCGAGCTCAAGCCGAATGATTACCTCGCAAATCTCGTTCTCGCAAACGCCTATTTTGACGGAAAGCAATTCGAGAATGCGGCGAAGCATTATGCAAAGGTCCTCGAGTTGAAAGATGACGATCTGAACGCACGGTCAGATTACGGTGCGACGTTCGTCGAAAGGCCCGAGCCGGATCTCGATAAGGCACTTGCTGAATTTGCAAAGGTACTTGAAAAAGACCCGAACCACACCGCGGCTTTGTATTACTCGGCCGTCGCGAACCACCGGAAAGAGCAGAAAGATAAGGCGTTCGAGTTCCTTGCCAAGCTCGACGGCACGACCGCCGATCCGCAGTTGAAGCAGCGTTTACGGGAAATTCTTGAAGGAAAGGCTACTACTCAATAG
- a CDS encoding GNAT family N-acetyltransferase, with the protein MDNGPITIRPISESDLDEWMRLRVTLWDANSEDDHRSEMLEILSDPESQQVFVAEAGPNILVGFVEAGIRPFVEDCMTDQVGYLEGWYVEPDYRHGGVGAGLVRAAEEWARSLGCTEMASDAEIGNDLGIEAHGKVGYEETSRLVHFRKDL; encoded by the coding sequence ATGGACAACGGACCGATCACGATACGCCCGATCTCGGAGTCTGACCTCGACGAATGGATGCGCCTTCGCGTGACGCTCTGGGACGCAAATTCCGAGGACGACCACCGAAGCGAGATGCTCGAGATCCTTTCCGACCCGGAGTCGCAGCAGGTCTTTGTTGCCGAGGCCGGGCCGAATATTCTGGTCGGGTTCGTTGAGGCGGGCATTCGGCCCTTCGTGGAAGATTGCATGACCGATCAGGTCGGTTATCTCGAGGGCTGGTACGTGGAGCCCGATTATCGCCACGGCGGCGTCGGTGCTGGACTCGTAAGGGCGGCCGAAGAGTGGGCCCGAAGCCTCGGCTGCACCGAGATGGCGTCGGACGCAGAGATCGGCAATGACCTCGGCATCGAGGCCCATGGAAAGGTCGGTTACGAGGAGACCTCTCGGCTGGTCCATTTTCGGAAGGATCTATAG
- a CDS encoding DUF3142 domain-containing protein — protein sequence MTLRPIFAFALLSLFVACSTDPAVRLPRASDAPKTMLWAWERREDLRFIDPATTGVAFLAMTLTLEGNAVRRESRRQPLEVPDGTYLIAVIRIETSKATDRRPALRDSQIHETVELVREALSGPNVRGVQIDFDATLSERPFYRKLMSALRSGLPAETPLTMTALASWCVGDRWLQEMDVDEAVPMAFVMGADADRIRSFIRAENDWTEPLCRASYGLSINEAPLTGLKPDRRVFYFNDEAWRAGDLQKLYYP from the coding sequence GTGACGCTCCGACCTATATTTGCTTTCGCCCTACTTTCGCTATTCGTTGCCTGCTCAACCGATCCGGCCGTGCGGCTGCCGCGTGCGTCGGACGCTCCGAAGACGATGCTCTGGGCCTGGGAACGCCGCGAGGACCTGAGATTTATCGACCCCGCGACGACCGGTGTTGCGTTTCTAGCGATGACGCTGACGCTCGAGGGCAATGCCGTCCGCCGCGAGTCGCGCCGCCAGCCGCTCGAGGTGCCGGACGGCACTTACCTGATCGCGGTCATCCGCATTGAAACAAGCAAAGCGACCGACCGCCGGCCCGCTCTCAGAGACTCGCAGATCCATGAAACGGTCGAACTTGTCCGCGAGGCCCTGAGTGGCCCGAACGTCCGCGGCGTCCAGATCGACTTTGACGCAACGCTCTCCGAGCGGCCGTTCTACCGCAAGCTGATGTCTGCACTTCGCTCAGGGCTTCCCGCGGAAACACCGCTGACGATGACGGCACTCGCGTCATGGTGCGTAGGCGACCGATGGCTTCAGGAAATGGATGTGGACGAGGCGGTGCCGATGGCGTTCGTAATGGGAGCCGATGCCGACCGCATCCGGTCGTTCATCCGGGCGGAAAACGACTGGACAGAGCCGCTTTGCCGGGCGAGCTATGGGCTTTCGATAAACGAAGCTCCGCTGACGGGGCTTAAACCCGACCGACGTGTTTTTTATTTTAACGATGAAGCGTGGCGGGCGGGCGACCTTCAAAAACTTTACTACCCATAA
- a CDS encoding electron transfer flavoprotein-ubiquinone oxidoreductase, which produces MIEREQIEMDVVFVGAGPANLAAALHLKAEITRHDELIDRGIKHGRKIGKIEIAIVEKGSFVGAHILSGAVMDPIAIRELMPDFLEQGCPVDTAVTEDAAWYLTPTKTINAPIVPPPLKNKGKYILSLSKMCEWLGEKCEEAGINIFPEFPAAELLYDENDRVIGVRTGDKGIDKEGHKKPNFEAGVELLAKVTVLGEGSRGSLAKQAMQRLGLMEDKEPQVFSLGVKELWEVPAGNFAEGKVVHTLGFPSDTQTYGGGWIYGMKNNVVSIGYVTGLDYVDPNIDPHAEFQKFKTHPAVAAVLSGGKMIKYGAKTINAGGYWTMPKLFADGLLLVGDSASFLNGQRIKGIHTAMKSGMLAAETIVGAFEHEDFSERSLRHYEEKVNLSWLYDELHPVRNFHASFQKGRWSALINSGLQYLTKGLAWGFMPKEHHVAGHERMAKLDGLNGNGDPQRYANLKFDKELTFDKVTDVFHAGVSHDEDQPSHLHVLDTEICATRCAEEYGNPCERFCPAAVYEMEESATTGRRELKVNFSNCVHCKTCDIADPYQIINWVTPEGGGGPNYKGM; this is translated from the coding sequence ATGATCGAAAGGGAACAAATAGAAATGGATGTGGTCTTCGTCGGAGCCGGGCCCGCAAACCTTGCGGCGGCCTTGCACCTGAAGGCCGAGATAACGCGTCATGACGAACTAATCGACCGCGGCATAAAGCATGGCCGCAAGATCGGCAAGATCGAGATAGCGATCGTCGAAAAAGGGTCGTTCGTCGGCGCTCATATCCTCTCCGGGGCCGTGATGGACCCGATCGCGATCCGCGAGCTGATGCCGGATTTTCTTGAGCAGGGATGTCCGGTAGATACGGCCGTTACTGAAGATGCGGCGTGGTATCTGACGCCGACGAAAACGATCAACGCCCCGATCGTCCCACCGCCTCTTAAGAACAAAGGTAAATACATCCTGAGCCTCTCGAAGATGTGCGAATGGCTTGGTGAAAAATGTGAGGAAGCCGGGATCAATATCTTCCCGGAATTTCCGGCGGCCGAATTGCTTTACGATGAAAATGACCGGGTCATCGGCGTGAGGACCGGCGATAAGGGAATCGACAAAGAAGGCCATAAGAAGCCGAACTTCGAAGCCGGCGTCGAACTGCTGGCAAAGGTCACCGTGCTCGGCGAAGGTTCGCGAGGCTCGCTGGCAAAGCAGGCGATGCAGCGGCTTGGACTGATGGAAGACAAAGAGCCGCAGGTGTTTTCGCTCGGCGTAAAGGAGCTCTGGGAAGTGCCGGCCGGCAATTTTGCCGAAGGAAAGGTCGTTCATACGCTCGGTTTTCCCTCGGACACACAAACCTATGGCGGCGGTTGGATCTACGGAATGAAGAACAACGTAGTCAGCATCGGTTACGTGACCGGGTTGGACTACGTTGACCCGAACATCGACCCGCACGCGGAGTTCCAAAAGTTCAAGACGCATCCGGCGGTCGCAGCGGTTCTGAGCGGCGGAAAGATGATCAAGTACGGTGCGAAGACGATCAACGCGGGTGGCTATTGGACGATGCCGAAGCTTTTCGCCGATGGGCTGCTTCTTGTTGGCGACTCGGCGTCGTTCCTCAACGGACAGCGGATCAAGGGCATCCACACCGCGATGAAGTCGGGCATGCTTGCCGCTGAGACGATCGTCGGTGCCTTTGAGCATGAGGACTTCAGCGAACGCTCGCTCCGGCATTACGAAGAAAAGGTAAATCTCAGTTGGCTCTATGACGAACTTCATCCCGTCAGGAATTTCCACGCATCGTTCCAGAAAGGACGCTGGTCGGCACTGATCAATTCCGGGCTGCAGTATTTGACCAAGGGGCTCGCCTGGGGCTTTATGCCGAAGGAGCATCACGTTGCAGGCCATGAGCGGATGGCAAAGCTCGACGGACTGAACGGCAACGGCGATCCGCAGCGATACGCCAACCTGAAGTTTGACAAGGAGCTGACCTTCGATAAGGTGACGGACGTTTTCCATGCCGGGGTCTCGCACGACGAGGATCAGCCCTCGCACCTGCATGTGCTCGATACAGAGATATGTGCGACGCGATGCGCGGAGGAGTACGGCAATCCCTGTGAGCGGTTCTGCCCGGCGGCGGTTTATGAAATGGAAGAAAGTGCAACGACCGGAAGGCGAGAGCTGAAGGTGAACTTCTCAAACTGTGTCCACTGCAAAACGTGCGATATCGCCGATCCGTACCAGATAATCAATTGGGTAACGCCTGAAGGCGGCGGCGGGCCGAACTATAAGGGTATGTAA
- a CDS encoding PDZ domain-containing protein gives MSFRGKMWTLLISSVIAGYVLVGGLPFVGTMLQTQAQQPINDPGAQLRIFESVLQHIQNDYVDEPDLAKVRAGALRGLVAGLDPYSSYLTPEQVKEVGSPQNGKKVGIGAELSQVSQYLYVISVVKGSNAEKAGLKAGDVIEYIENKATRDISLYDARQMVMGEPGTEVSMRVLRAGERPQVIKIARGTYQVPKAESTIAEGKTGVIKVFSLEDGEAEDIRGQVESLKKQGVEKIVLDLRGVAAGKLQEAVAVANLFIREGEIAKVMGRDNKVISTFSAEPAKHLFDGKLAVLIDFSSAGAAEAIAAAVLDRKRGEVVGERSFGAGAEQQLFTLRGGDGLFLTTSKWASPNGVPFLGDDRDSMGVKPSIEVKRPETPEVAEVQELIEQQDEPAPQQPQPTASPKPAAKPAVEDIQLKRAIEVLQDKAQAAKAG, from the coding sequence ATGTCATTTCGCGGAAAAATGTGGACGCTGCTGATCTCATCGGTCATTGCGGGGTATGTTTTGGTCGGCGGGTTGCCGTTCGTCGGGACAATGCTCCAGACGCAGGCCCAGCAGCCGATCAACGACCCCGGTGCACAGCTCAGGATCTTTGAATCAGTGCTTCAGCATATTCAGAACGACTATGTTGACGAGCCGGACCTCGCAAAGGTTCGTGCCGGTGCACTCCGCGGATTGGTCGCCGGGCTCGACCCCTATTCGTCTTATCTAACGCCCGAGCAGGTCAAGGAAGTCGGTTCGCCGCAGAACGGCAAAAAGGTCGGCATCGGAGCGGAACTTTCGCAGGTCTCGCAGTATCTTTACGTCATCTCGGTCGTCAAGGGATCGAACGCCGAAAAGGCGGGGCTTAAGGCCGGCGATGTGATCGAATATATCGAGAACAAAGCGACCCGCGATATTTCTCTTTACGACGCAAGGCAAATGGTAATGGGAGAGCCGGGGACCGAGGTTTCGATGCGTGTGCTTCGGGCAGGTGAGCGTCCGCAGGTTATCAAGATCGCACGCGGAACTTACCAGGTGCCGAAGGCCGAATCGACGATCGCCGAAGGCAAGACGGGCGTTATCAAAGTGTTTAGCCTCGAGGACGGCGAGGCCGAGGACATCCGCGGCCAGGTCGAATCGCTAAAGAAGCAGGGAGTTGAGAAGATCGTGCTCGACCTTCGCGGTGTCGCGGCCGGCAAGCTTCAGGAAGCGGTTGCGGTCGCGAATCTTTTCATTCGCGAGGGCGAGATCGCAAAGGTCATGGGCCGGGACAATAAGGTCATCAGCACCTTCTCGGCCGAACCTGCGAAGCATCTTTTTGACGGCAAGCTCGCGGTGCTGATCGACTTCAGCTCTGCCGGTGCGGCCGAAGCCATTGCGGCGGCTGTGCTTGACCGCAAGCGCGGCGAGGTGGTCGGTGAGCGGAGCTTTGGAGCCGGGGCCGAGCAGCAGCTCTTCACGCTCCGTGGCGGCGACGGGCTTTTTCTTACAACTTCGAAATGGGCGTCGCCAAATGGTGTGCCATTCCTTGGTGACGATCGCGACTCGATGGGCGTAAAGCCTTCGATCGAGGTCAAACGGCCCGAGACGCCTGAGGTGGCCGAGGTTCAAGAATTGATCGAGCAGCAGGACGAACCGGCACCGCAGCAGCCGCAACCGACGGCATCCCCGAAGCCGGCTGCAAAGCCTGCGGTCGAGGACATTCAGCTTAAGCGTGCGATCGAGGTATTGCAGGACAAGGCACAGGCCGCGAAGGCCGGCTAA